The following proteins come from a genomic window of Canis lupus dingo isolate Sandy chromosome 20, ASM325472v2, whole genome shotgun sequence:
- the ADGRL1 gene encoding adhesion G protein-coupled receptor L1 isoform X2, with translation MARLAAVLWNLCITAVLVTSATQGLSRAGLPFGLMRRELACEGYPIELRCPGSDVIMVENANYGRTDDKICDADPFQMENVQCYLPDAFKIMSQRCNNRTQCVVVAGSDAFPDPCPGTYKYLEVQYDCVPYKVEQKVFVCPGTLQKVLEPTSTHESEHQSGAWCKDPLQAGDRIYVMPWIPYRTDTLTEYASWEDYVAARHTTTYRLPNRVDGTGFVVYDGAVFYNKERTRNIVKYDLRTRIKSGETVINTANYHDTSPYRWGGKTDIDLAVDENGLWVIYATEGNNGRLVVSQLNPYTLRFEGTWETGYDKRSASNAFMVCGVLYVLRSVYVDDDSEAAGNRVDYAFNTNANREEPVSLAFPNPYQFVSSVDYNPRDNQLYVWNNYFVVRYSLEFGPPDPSAGPATSPPLSTTTTARPTPLTSTASPAATTPLRRVPLTTHPVGAINQLGPDLPPATAPAPSTRRPPAPNLHVSPELFCEPREVRRVQWPATQQGMLVERPCPKGTRGIASFQCLPALGLWNPRGPDLSNCTSPWVNQVAQKIKSGENAANIASELARHTRGSIYAGDVSSSVKLMEQLLDILDAQLQALRPIERESAGKNYNKMHKRERTCKDYIKAVVETVDNLLRPEALESWKDMNATEQVHTATMLLDVLEEGAFLLADNVREPARFLAAKQNVVLEVTVLNTEGQVQELVFPQEYPSENSIQLSANTIKQNSRNGVVKVVFILYNNLGLFLSTENATVKLAGEAGTGGPGGASLVVNSQVIAASINKESSRVFLMDPVIFTVAHLEAKNHFNANCSFWNYSERSMLGYWSTQGCRLVESNKTHTTCACSHLTNFAVLMAHREIYQGRINELLLSVITWVGIVISLVCLAICISTFCFLRGLQTDRNTIHKNLCINLFLAELLFLVGIDKTQYEIACPIFAGLLHYFFLAAFSWLCLEGVHLYLLLVEVFESEYSRTKYYYLGGYCFPALVVGIAAAIDYRSYGTEKACWLRVDNYFIWSFIGPVSFVIVVNLVFLMVTLHKMIRSSSVLKPDSSRLDNIKSWALGAIALLFLLGLTWAFGLLFINKESVVMAYLFTTFNAFQGVFIFVFHCALQKKVHKEYSKCLRHSYCCIRSPPGGAHGSLKTSAMRSNTRYYTGTQSRIRRMWNDTVRKQTESSFMAGDINSTPTLNRGTMGNHLLTNPVLQPRGGTSPYNTLIAESVGFNPSSPPVFNSPGSYREPKHPLGGREACGMDTLPLNGNFNNSYSLRSGDFPPGDGASEPPRGRNLADAAAFEKMIISELVHNNLRGSSSGAKGPPPPEPPVPPVPGGGGEEEAGGPGGADRAEIELLYKALEEPLLLPRAQSVLYQSDLDESESCTAEDGATSRPLSSPPGRDSLYASGANLRDSPSYPDSSPEGPSEALPPPPPAPPGPPEIYYTSRPPALVARNPLQGYYQVRRPSHEGYLAAPGLEGPGPDGDGQMQLVTSL, from the exons ATGGCCCGCCTGGCCGCAGTGCTCTGGAATCTCTGTATCACTGCTGTCCTGGTCACCTCGGCCACCCAAG GCCTGAGCCGGGCTGGGCTCCCATTCGGGTTGATGCGCCGGGAGCTGGCATGCGAAGGCTACCCCATAGAGCTGCGGTGTCCAGGCAGTGACGTCATCATGGTGGAGAATGCCAACTACGGGCGCACAGATGATAAGATCTGTGACGCTGACCCTTTCCAGATGGAGAATGTGCAGTGCTACCTGCCCGACGCCTTCAAGATCATGTCGCAGAG GTGTAACAACCGCACCCAGTGCGTGGTGGTTGCTGGCTCTGATGCCTTCCCTGACCCCTGTCCTGGGACCTACAAGTACCTGGAGGTGCAGTACGACTGTGTCCCCTACA AAGTGGAGCAGAAAG TCTTCGTGTGCCCAGGGACCCTGCAGAAGGTGCTGGAGCCCACTTCCACACACGAGTCGGAACACCAGTCTGGCGCATGGTGCAAGGACCCGCTGCAGGCAGGCGACCGTATCTACGTCATGCCCTGGATCCCGTACCGCACGGACACGCTGACTGAGTACGCCTCGTGGGAGGACTACGTGGCCGCACGCCACACCACCACCTACCGCCTGCCCAACCGCGTGGATGGCACGGGCTTTGTGGTCTACGACGGTGCGGTCTTCTACAACAAGGAGCGCACACGCAACATCGTCAAGTACGATCTGCGCACACGCATCAAGAGCGGGGAGACGGTCATCAACACGGCCAACTACCACGACACTTCGCCCTACCGCTGGGGCGGCAAGACGGACATCGACCTGGCTGTGGATGAGAACGGGCTGTGGGTCATCTACGCCACCGAGGGCAACAACGGGCGCCTGGTGGTGAGCCAGCTCAACCCCTACACGCTGCGCTTCGAGGGCACGTGGGAGACGGGCTACGACAAGCGCTCAGCGTCCAACGCCTTCATGGTGTGCGGAGTCCTGTATGTGCTGCGCTCAGTGTATGTGGACGACGACAGCGAGGCGGCTGGCAACCGCGTGGACTACGCCTTCAACACCAATGCCAACCGTGAGGAGCCCGTCAGCCTGGCCTTCCCCAACCCCTACCAGTTTGTCTCCTCCGTGGACTACAACCCTCGCGACAACCAGCTCTACGTCTGGAACAACTATTTTGTGGTGCGCTACAGCCTGGAGTTCGGGCCGCCCGACCCCAGTGCCG GCCCAGCCACTTCCCCGCCTCTCAGCACGACCACCACAGCCCGACCCACACCCCTTACCAGCACGGCCTCGCCCGCAGCCACCACTCCGCTCCGCCGAGTGCCCCTCACCACACACCCTGTGGGTGCCATCAACCAGCTGGGACCTGACCTGCCTCCAGCCAcagccccagctcccagcacccggcggcccccagcccccaaTCTGCACGTGTCCCCAGAACTCTTCTGTGAACCTCGAGAGGTGCGGCGGGTCCAATGGCCAGCCACTCAGCAGGGCATGCTGGTTGAGAGGCCCTGCCCCAAGGGGACCCGAG GAATTGCCTCCTTCCAGTGTCTACCAGCCCTGGGGCTCTGGAACCCCCGGGGCCCTGACCTCAGCAACTGCACCTCCCCCTGGGTCAACCAGGTGGCCCAGAAG ATCAAGAGTGGGGAGAATGCAGCCAACATTGCCAGTGAGCTGGCCCGTCACACCCGAGGCTCCATCTATGCGGGTGATGTGTCCTCTTCTGTGAAGCTGATGGAGCAGCTGCTGGATATTCTGGATGCCCAGCTACAGGCCTTGCGGCCCATTGAGCGCGAGTCAGCTGGCAAGAACTACAACAAG ATGCACAAGCGGGAGAGAACTTGCAAAGACTACatcaag GCTGTGGTAGAGACAGTGGACAACCTCCTGCGGCCAGAAGCTCTGGAGTCCTGGAAGGACATGAATGCCACAGAGCAGGTGCACACAGCCACCATGCTCTTGGATGTCCTGGAGGAGGGTGCCTTCCTGCTGGCCGACAATGTCAGGGAGCCTGCCCGCTTCCTGGCTGCCAAACAGAATGTGG TCCTGGAAGTGACAGTCCTCAACACAGAGGGCCAAGTGCAGGAGCTGGTATTCCCCCAGGAATACCCGAGCGAGAACTCCATCCAGCTGTCCGCCAATACCATCAAGCAGAACAGCCGCAACG GTGTGGTCAAAGTTGTCTTCATCCTGTACAACAATCTAGGCCTCTTCTTGTCCACCGAGAATGCCACAGTAAAGCTGGCAGGTGAAGCAGGTACAGGTGGCCCAGGTGGCGCCTCCCTGGTGGTGAACTCACAGGTCATCGCAGCGTCCATCAACAAGGAGTCCAGTCGCGTCTTTCTCATGGACCCTGTCATCTTCACCGTGGCCCACCTGGAG GCCAAGAACCACTTCAATGCTAACTGCTCCTTCTGGAACTACTCGGAGCGTTCCATGCTGGGCTACTGGTCAACCCAGGGCTGCCGCCTGGTGGAGTCCAACAAGACCCATACCACGTGTGCCTGCAGCCACCTCACCAACTTTGCCGTGCTAATGGCTCACCGTGAGATC TACCAAGGTCGCATCAATGAGCTGCTGCTGTCAGTCATCACCTGGGTGGGCATCGTGATCTCCCTCGTCTGCCTGGCCATCTGCATCTCTACTTTCTGCTTCTTGCGGGGGTTACAGACCGACCGCAATACCATCCACAAGAACCTGTGCATCAACCTATTTCTGGCTGAGCTGCTCTTCCTGGTCGGGATAGACAAGACACAGTATGAG ATTGCCTGCCCTATCTTCGCTGGCTTGCTGCACTACTTCTTCCTGGCTGCCTTCTCCTGGCTGTGCCTGGAGGGTGTGCACCTCTACCTGCTGCTGGTCGAAGTGTTTGAGAGCGAGTACTCCCGCACTAAGTACTACTACCTGGGTGGCTATTGCTTCCCAGCCCTGGTGGTAGGCATCGCGGCAGCCATCGACTACCGCAGCTATGGCACCGAGAAGGC CTGCTGGCTCCGAGTCGACAATTACTTCATCTGGAGCTTCATTGGACCAGTCTCCTTTGTTATCGTG GTGAACCTGGTGTTCCTTATGGTGACCCTGCACAAGATGATCCGGAGCTCATCTGTGCTCAAACCTGACTCCAGTCGCCTGGACAACATTAA atccTGGGCCTTGGGGGCCATTGCGCTGCTtttcctcctgggcctcacctgggctttTGGCCTGCTCTTCATCAATAAGGAGTCCGTGGTCATGGCCTATCTCTTCACCACTTTCAACGCCTTCCAGGGGGTCTTCATCTTTGTCTTTCACTGCGCCTTACAAAAGAAG gtgcACAAGGAGTACAGCAAGTGCCTGCGTCACTCCTACTGCTGCATCCGCTCCCCACCCGGGGGCGCTCACGGCTCACTCAAGACCTCAGCCATGCGGAGCAACACCCGCTACTACACGGGGACCCAG AGCCGAATCCGGAGGATGTGGAACGACACCGTGAGGAAACAGACGGAGTCCTCCTTCATGGCAGGTGACATCAACAGCACCCCCACTCTGAACCGAG GTACCATGGGGAACCACCTGCTGACCAACCCCGTGCTGCAGCCCCGTGGGGGCACCAGCCCCTACAACACCCTCATCGCCGAGTCAGTGGGCTTCAATCCCTCTTCGCCCCCTGTCTTCAACTCCCCAG GGAGCTACCGGGAACCCA AGCACCCTCTAGGAGGCCGGGAAGCCTGCGGCATGGACACATTGCCCCTCAACGGCAACTTCAACAACAGTTACTCCTTGCGAAGTGGAGATTTCCCTCCAGGGGACggagcctctgagccaccccgaGGCCGGAACCTGGCCGATGCTGCTGCTTTCGAGAAGATGATCATCTCAGAGCTGGTACACAACAACCTGCGGGGCAGCAGCAGTGGGGCCAAGGGCCCCCCACCACCCGAACCCCCTGTGCCACCTGTGCcagggggcggtggggaggaagaagcaggcggGCCCGGGGGTGCTGACCGGGCAGAGATCGAACTTCTCTACAAGGCCCTGGAGGAGCCGCTGCTGCTGCCCCGGGCCCAGTCGGTGCTGTACCAGAGTGATCTGGATGAGTCGGAGAGCTGCACTGCGGAGGATGGGGCCACTAGCcggcccctctcctcccctccaggccGGGACTCCCTCTATGCCAGCGGGGCCAACCTGCGGGACTCGCCCTCCTACCCGGACAGCAGCCCCGAGGGGCCCAGTgaggccctgcccccacccccacctgcacccccaggcccccctgaAATCTACTACACCTCGCGCCCACCAGCCCTAGTGGCCCGGAACCCCCTGCAGGGCTACTATCAGGTGCGGCGGCCCAGCCACGAGGGCTACCTGGCGGCCCCGGGCCTTGAGGGGCCAGGGCCCGATGGGGATGGGCAGATGCAGCTGGTCACCAGTCTCTGA
- the ADGRL1 gene encoding adhesion G protein-coupled receptor L1 isoform X3 translates to MARLAAVLWNLCITAVLVTSATQGLSRAGLPFGLMRRELACEGYPIELRCPGSDVIMVENANYGRTDDKICDADPFQMENVQCYLPDAFKIMSQRCNNRTQCVVVAGSDAFPDPCPGTYKYLEVQYDCVPYIFVCPGTLQKVLEPTSTHESEHQSGAWCKDPLQAGDRIYVMPWIPYRTDTLTEYASWEDYVAARHTTTYRLPNRVDGTGFVVYDGAVFYNKERTRNIVKYDLRTRIKSGETVINTANYHDTSPYRWGGKTDIDLAVDENGLWVIYATEGNNGRLVVSQLNPYTLRFEGTWETGYDKRSASNAFMVCGVLYVLRSVYVDDDSEAAGNRVDYAFNTNANREEPVSLAFPNPYQFVSSVDYNPRDNQLYVWNNYFVVRYSLEFGPPDPSAGPATSPPLSTTTTARPTPLTSTASPAATTPLRRVPLTTHPVGAINQLGPDLPPATAPAPSTRRPPAPNLHVSPELFCEPREVRRVQWPATQQGMLVERPCPKGTRGIASFQCLPALGLWNPRGPDLSNCTSPWVNQVAQKIKSGENAANIASELARHTRGSIYAGDVSSSVKLMEQLLDILDAQLQALRPIERESAGKNYNKMHKRERTCKDYIKAVVETVDNLLRPEALESWKDMNATEQVHTATMLLDVLEEGAFLLADNVREPARFLAAKQNVVLEVTVLNTEGQVQELVFPQEYPSENSIQLSANTIKQNSRNGVVKVVFILYNNLGLFLSTENATVKLAGEAGTGGPGGASLVVNSQVIAASINKESSRVFLMDPVIFTVAHLEAKNHFNANCSFWNYSERSMLGYWSTQGCRLVESNKTHTTCACSHLTNFAVLMAHREIYQGRINELLLSVITWVGIVISLVCLAICISTFCFLRGLQTDRNTIHKNLCINLFLAELLFLVGIDKTQYEIACPIFAGLLHYFFLAAFSWLCLEGVHLYLLLVEVFESEYSRTKYYYLGGYCFPALVVGIAAAIDYRSYGTEKACWLRVDNYFIWSFIGPVSFVIVVNLVFLMVTLHKMIRSSSVLKPDSSRLDNIKSWALGAIALLFLLGLTWAFGLLFINKESVVMAYLFTTFNAFQGVFIFVFHCALQKKVHKEYSKCLRHSYCCIRSPPGGAHGSLKTSAMRSNTRYYTGTQSRIRRMWNDTVRKQTESSFMAGDINSTPTLNRGTMGNHLLTNPVLQPRGGTSPYNTLIAESVGFNPSSPPVFNSPGSYREPKHPLGGREACGMDTLPLNGNFNNSYSLRSGDFPPGDGASEPPRGRNLADAAAFEKMIISELVHNNLRGSSSGAKGPPPPEPPVPPVPGGGGEEEAGGPGGADRAEIELLYKALEEPLLLPRAQSVLYQSDLDESESCTAEDGATSRPLSSPPGRDSLYASGANLRDSPSYPDSSPEGPSEALPPPPPAPPGPPEIYYTSRPPALVARNPLQGYYQVRRPSHEGYLAAPGLEGPGPDGDGQMQLVTSL, encoded by the exons ATGGCCCGCCTGGCCGCAGTGCTCTGGAATCTCTGTATCACTGCTGTCCTGGTCACCTCGGCCACCCAAG GCCTGAGCCGGGCTGGGCTCCCATTCGGGTTGATGCGCCGGGAGCTGGCATGCGAAGGCTACCCCATAGAGCTGCGGTGTCCAGGCAGTGACGTCATCATGGTGGAGAATGCCAACTACGGGCGCACAGATGATAAGATCTGTGACGCTGACCCTTTCCAGATGGAGAATGTGCAGTGCTACCTGCCCGACGCCTTCAAGATCATGTCGCAGAG GTGTAACAACCGCACCCAGTGCGTGGTGGTTGCTGGCTCTGATGCCTTCCCTGACCCCTGTCCTGGGACCTACAAGTACCTGGAGGTGCAGTACGACTGTGTCCCCTACA TCTTCGTGTGCCCAGGGACCCTGCAGAAGGTGCTGGAGCCCACTTCCACACACGAGTCGGAACACCAGTCTGGCGCATGGTGCAAGGACCCGCTGCAGGCAGGCGACCGTATCTACGTCATGCCCTGGATCCCGTACCGCACGGACACGCTGACTGAGTACGCCTCGTGGGAGGACTACGTGGCCGCACGCCACACCACCACCTACCGCCTGCCCAACCGCGTGGATGGCACGGGCTTTGTGGTCTACGACGGTGCGGTCTTCTACAACAAGGAGCGCACACGCAACATCGTCAAGTACGATCTGCGCACACGCATCAAGAGCGGGGAGACGGTCATCAACACGGCCAACTACCACGACACTTCGCCCTACCGCTGGGGCGGCAAGACGGACATCGACCTGGCTGTGGATGAGAACGGGCTGTGGGTCATCTACGCCACCGAGGGCAACAACGGGCGCCTGGTGGTGAGCCAGCTCAACCCCTACACGCTGCGCTTCGAGGGCACGTGGGAGACGGGCTACGACAAGCGCTCAGCGTCCAACGCCTTCATGGTGTGCGGAGTCCTGTATGTGCTGCGCTCAGTGTATGTGGACGACGACAGCGAGGCGGCTGGCAACCGCGTGGACTACGCCTTCAACACCAATGCCAACCGTGAGGAGCCCGTCAGCCTGGCCTTCCCCAACCCCTACCAGTTTGTCTCCTCCGTGGACTACAACCCTCGCGACAACCAGCTCTACGTCTGGAACAACTATTTTGTGGTGCGCTACAGCCTGGAGTTCGGGCCGCCCGACCCCAGTGCCG GCCCAGCCACTTCCCCGCCTCTCAGCACGACCACCACAGCCCGACCCACACCCCTTACCAGCACGGCCTCGCCCGCAGCCACCACTCCGCTCCGCCGAGTGCCCCTCACCACACACCCTGTGGGTGCCATCAACCAGCTGGGACCTGACCTGCCTCCAGCCAcagccccagctcccagcacccggcggcccccagcccccaaTCTGCACGTGTCCCCAGAACTCTTCTGTGAACCTCGAGAGGTGCGGCGGGTCCAATGGCCAGCCACTCAGCAGGGCATGCTGGTTGAGAGGCCCTGCCCCAAGGGGACCCGAG GAATTGCCTCCTTCCAGTGTCTACCAGCCCTGGGGCTCTGGAACCCCCGGGGCCCTGACCTCAGCAACTGCACCTCCCCCTGGGTCAACCAGGTGGCCCAGAAG ATCAAGAGTGGGGAGAATGCAGCCAACATTGCCAGTGAGCTGGCCCGTCACACCCGAGGCTCCATCTATGCGGGTGATGTGTCCTCTTCTGTGAAGCTGATGGAGCAGCTGCTGGATATTCTGGATGCCCAGCTACAGGCCTTGCGGCCCATTGAGCGCGAGTCAGCTGGCAAGAACTACAACAAG ATGCACAAGCGGGAGAGAACTTGCAAAGACTACatcaag GCTGTGGTAGAGACAGTGGACAACCTCCTGCGGCCAGAAGCTCTGGAGTCCTGGAAGGACATGAATGCCACAGAGCAGGTGCACACAGCCACCATGCTCTTGGATGTCCTGGAGGAGGGTGCCTTCCTGCTGGCCGACAATGTCAGGGAGCCTGCCCGCTTCCTGGCTGCCAAACAGAATGTGG TCCTGGAAGTGACAGTCCTCAACACAGAGGGCCAAGTGCAGGAGCTGGTATTCCCCCAGGAATACCCGAGCGAGAACTCCATCCAGCTGTCCGCCAATACCATCAAGCAGAACAGCCGCAACG GTGTGGTCAAAGTTGTCTTCATCCTGTACAACAATCTAGGCCTCTTCTTGTCCACCGAGAATGCCACAGTAAAGCTGGCAGGTGAAGCAGGTACAGGTGGCCCAGGTGGCGCCTCCCTGGTGGTGAACTCACAGGTCATCGCAGCGTCCATCAACAAGGAGTCCAGTCGCGTCTTTCTCATGGACCCTGTCATCTTCACCGTGGCCCACCTGGAG GCCAAGAACCACTTCAATGCTAACTGCTCCTTCTGGAACTACTCGGAGCGTTCCATGCTGGGCTACTGGTCAACCCAGGGCTGCCGCCTGGTGGAGTCCAACAAGACCCATACCACGTGTGCCTGCAGCCACCTCACCAACTTTGCCGTGCTAATGGCTCACCGTGAGATC TACCAAGGTCGCATCAATGAGCTGCTGCTGTCAGTCATCACCTGGGTGGGCATCGTGATCTCCCTCGTCTGCCTGGCCATCTGCATCTCTACTTTCTGCTTCTTGCGGGGGTTACAGACCGACCGCAATACCATCCACAAGAACCTGTGCATCAACCTATTTCTGGCTGAGCTGCTCTTCCTGGTCGGGATAGACAAGACACAGTATGAG ATTGCCTGCCCTATCTTCGCTGGCTTGCTGCACTACTTCTTCCTGGCTGCCTTCTCCTGGCTGTGCCTGGAGGGTGTGCACCTCTACCTGCTGCTGGTCGAAGTGTTTGAGAGCGAGTACTCCCGCACTAAGTACTACTACCTGGGTGGCTATTGCTTCCCAGCCCTGGTGGTAGGCATCGCGGCAGCCATCGACTACCGCAGCTATGGCACCGAGAAGGC CTGCTGGCTCCGAGTCGACAATTACTTCATCTGGAGCTTCATTGGACCAGTCTCCTTTGTTATCGTG GTGAACCTGGTGTTCCTTATGGTGACCCTGCACAAGATGATCCGGAGCTCATCTGTGCTCAAACCTGACTCCAGTCGCCTGGACAACATTAA atccTGGGCCTTGGGGGCCATTGCGCTGCTtttcctcctgggcctcacctgggctttTGGCCTGCTCTTCATCAATAAGGAGTCCGTGGTCATGGCCTATCTCTTCACCACTTTCAACGCCTTCCAGGGGGTCTTCATCTTTGTCTTTCACTGCGCCTTACAAAAGAAG gtgcACAAGGAGTACAGCAAGTGCCTGCGTCACTCCTACTGCTGCATCCGCTCCCCACCCGGGGGCGCTCACGGCTCACTCAAGACCTCAGCCATGCGGAGCAACACCCGCTACTACACGGGGACCCAG AGCCGAATCCGGAGGATGTGGAACGACACCGTGAGGAAACAGACGGAGTCCTCCTTCATGGCAGGTGACATCAACAGCACCCCCACTCTGAACCGAG GTACCATGGGGAACCACCTGCTGACCAACCCCGTGCTGCAGCCCCGTGGGGGCACCAGCCCCTACAACACCCTCATCGCCGAGTCAGTGGGCTTCAATCCCTCTTCGCCCCCTGTCTTCAACTCCCCAG GGAGCTACCGGGAACCCA AGCACCCTCTAGGAGGCCGGGAAGCCTGCGGCATGGACACATTGCCCCTCAACGGCAACTTCAACAACAGTTACTCCTTGCGAAGTGGAGATTTCCCTCCAGGGGACggagcctctgagccaccccgaGGCCGGAACCTGGCCGATGCTGCTGCTTTCGAGAAGATGATCATCTCAGAGCTGGTACACAACAACCTGCGGGGCAGCAGCAGTGGGGCCAAGGGCCCCCCACCACCCGAACCCCCTGTGCCACCTGTGCcagggggcggtggggaggaagaagcaggcggGCCCGGGGGTGCTGACCGGGCAGAGATCGAACTTCTCTACAAGGCCCTGGAGGAGCCGCTGCTGCTGCCCCGGGCCCAGTCGGTGCTGTACCAGAGTGATCTGGATGAGTCGGAGAGCTGCACTGCGGAGGATGGGGCCACTAGCcggcccctctcctcccctccaggccGGGACTCCCTCTATGCCAGCGGGGCCAACCTGCGGGACTCGCCCTCCTACCCGGACAGCAGCCCCGAGGGGCCCAGTgaggccctgcccccacccccacctgcacccccaggcccccctgaAATCTACTACACCTCGCGCCCACCAGCCCTAGTGGCCCGGAACCCCCTGCAGGGCTACTATCAGGTGCGGCGGCCCAGCCACGAGGGCTACCTGGCGGCCCCGGGCCTTGAGGGGCCAGGGCCCGATGGGGATGGGCAGATGCAGCTGGTCACCAGTCTCTGA